From Methanosarcina lacustris Z-7289, one genomic window encodes:
- a CDS encoding hydantoinase/oxoprolinase N-terminal domain-containing protein: MQYSMGIDAGGTYTDSIIIRDSDGKVMDSNKALTTYPDLLAGIKNSIDGLDEKYLKDVKMVSVSTTLATNTILEKNGYPVGLILVGDYEVQEKMHAELYTVVKGGHDHHGAELAPLDMEAVEAFVGKVKDRVSAFAVSSYFSIRNPVHELAIKTHIQELTGLPVVCGHELSLDLGAYERGVTAYLNAQLIPIANQFILSIREEIKRRGMNARLLMLKCDGSVVGINEALEKPIESIFSGPAASLIGASHLSGLGTCAVIDVGGTSTDVSMLENGLPELCSEGAVVGGWQTKVKAIRMETSAMGGDSHVWVKSMKINIGPRRVIPLCVAAVKYPGFLEVLKKGRIPGTMHLEENVQPTKFFIRTGAEASNLGSYEQELFDRIVDTPTSLNDIFWETKKTLSPGLLDSLIRKRLIQAIGFTPTDALHVLGDYQGWNVEASIAGAKLLERYMQTDYIELCKRIKRDVAKNMAVNLMSFVLKDVPSQEIEKIILSDKFAQFRMKIPVVLIGGPVVAYTGELKQILDADIIVPQYSEVGNAVGAVVGKGIKRIEILIKSTYSKDRNRLVLLFSPKGRETFESYPEALKHAESLGRKLVMEYMTEAGLDKEQVQIEMSRKDISLSEGGAMPIESKLVFVGVGMPKV; encoded by the coding sequence ATGCAGTACAGCATGGGCATTGACGCAGGCGGGACATACACCGATTCGATCATCATCCGGGATTCCGATGGCAAGGTGATGGACTCGAACAAGGCTCTTACGACCTATCCGGACCTTCTTGCAGGAATTAAAAATTCCATTGATGGGCTGGATGAAAAATACTTAAAAGACGTAAAAATGGTATCAGTATCGACAACTCTTGCTACAAACACCATTCTTGAAAAAAATGGCTACCCCGTAGGTTTAATCCTCGTAGGGGATTACGAGGTCCAGGAAAAAATGCACGCTGAGCTTTATACCGTGGTAAAGGGAGGGCACGACCACCACGGAGCTGAACTGGCTCCTCTTGATATGGAAGCAGTTGAGGCTTTTGTAGGGAAGGTAAAAGATAGGGTCTCGGCTTTTGCAGTTTCTTCATACTTCAGTATCCGGAACCCTGTGCACGAGCTGGCAATCAAAACCCACATTCAGGAACTTACGGGACTTCCTGTTGTGTGCGGGCACGAGCTTTCCCTTGACCTCGGAGCGTATGAAAGAGGGGTTACAGCCTACCTGAACGCCCAGCTGATCCCTATTGCAAACCAGTTTATCCTCTCGATCCGGGAAGAGATTAAACGCAGAGGAATGAACGCCAGGCTGCTCATGCTCAAATGCGACGGTTCTGTAGTGGGCATCAACGAAGCCCTTGAAAAACCCATCGAATCGATCTTTTCAGGCCCTGCTGCAAGCCTTATAGGGGCATCTCACCTTTCAGGGCTTGGGACCTGTGCAGTCATAGATGTGGGCGGGACGAGTACGGATGTTTCCATGCTTGAAAACGGGCTTCCCGAACTCTGCTCGGAAGGGGCTGTGGTTGGAGGCTGGCAGACCAAGGTCAAGGCTATCCGTATGGAGACCTCGGCAATGGGAGGGGACAGCCATGTATGGGTAAAGAGTATGAAAATCAACATTGGTCCAAGGAGAGTAATTCCCCTCTGCGTTGCAGCTGTTAAATACCCTGGCTTTCTTGAAGTCCTGAAAAAAGGAAGAATTCCCGGAACCATGCACCTTGAAGAGAATGTGCAGCCCACAAAGTTTTTCATAAGGACAGGGGCAGAGGCTTCAAATCTTGGAAGTTACGAGCAGGAATTATTTGACAGGATAGTAGATACCCCAACTTCTCTTAACGACATCTTCTGGGAGACAAAGAAAACTCTGTCCCCTGGACTTCTCGATTCCCTTATAAGAAAACGCCTGATCCAGGCAATTGGCTTTACCCCAACCGATGCCCTGCATGTGCTTGGGGATTACCAGGGCTGGAATGTGGAAGCCTCAATTGCCGGGGCAAAACTTCTCGAACGCTACATGCAGACAGACTATATTGAACTCTGCAAGCGCATAAAAAGGGATGTTGCAAAGAACATGGCAGTAAACCTGATGTCTTTTGTCTTAAAAGACGTCCCTTCCCAGGAAATAGAAAAAATTATTCTGTCCGATAAGTTTGCGCAGTTCAGGATGAAAATACCTGTCGTGCTTATCGGAGGACCCGTAGTCGCCTATACAGGGGAACTAAAACAGATCCTTGATGCTGATATTATAGTCCCTCAGTACTCGGAAGTAGGAAACGCCGTCGGAGCTGTTGTAGGGAAGGGCATAAAGAGGATTGAAATCCTGATCAAGAGTACCTATTCAAAAGATCGAAACAGGCTTGTACTTCTCTTTTCCCCTAAGGGCAGGGAAACCTTTGAAAGCTATCCGGAAGCCCTGAAACATGCAGAATCCCTCGGAAGAAAACTTGTAATGGAATACATGACCGAGGCAGGTCTTGACAAAGAGCAGGTCCAGATCGAGATGAGTAGAAAAGATATTTCCCTGAGTGAGGGAGGAGCAATGCCCATAGAATCAAAACTTGTTTTTGTCGGAGTCGGGATGCCTAAAGTCTGA
- a CDS encoding type II toxin-antitoxin system RelE family toxin, whose amino-acid sequence MTYRVAVHPSVRKNLTKLYRLDRPAYDYMKKRLNLLVYMPEMGNPLEAEFEGKWRIHIGAFVLIYTFDKTSNILTLLTFEHYTRAYDTDIAYV is encoded by the coding sequence ATGACATATAGAGTGGCAGTTCACCCCTCCGTCCGCAAAAACCTGACAAAACTGTACCGACTCGACAGGCCGGCATATGACTATATGAAGAAGCGCCTCAACCTCCTGGTTTACATGCCTGAAATGGGGAATCCCCTTGAAGCCGAGTTCGAGGGAAAATGGAGGATTCATATAGGAGCCTTTGTGTTGATTTACACATTTGATAAGACCAGCAATATCCTTACCCTTTTGACCTTTGAGCACTATACACGGGCTTATGACACGGATATTGCTTATGTTTGA
- a CDS encoding M48 family metallopeptidase has translation MRKNDSIKACGKTLDYEIVYSKNRRKAAIVVCPDLKVEFRSPHGLSREAIREMVQKKAGWVWEKLDWFEANRLPSQEKRYSDGEMYLYLGREYSLKILHMDGIKKYFASFNGSELTVFIPEAVPEELKSTLVKKTVWDFYRDCAESDVDRLLKVYSEKLKLAPPVFKVKHQKRRWGSCSADNVLRINFQLMMAPPEQLEYVVVHELCHVKEKNHSARFWKLVGELMPGYEVHRKSLKKDGWRYVL, from the coding sequence ATGAGAAAAAACGATAGCATCAAAGCTTGCGGCAAGACACTAGACTACGAAATCGTCTACAGCAAAAATAGGAGGAAAGCAGCGATTGTAGTCTGCCCGGACCTTAAGGTGGAGTTTCGATCCCCTCATGGGCTTAGCCGTGAGGCTATCAGGGAGATGGTACAGAAGAAAGCTGGCTGGGTATGGGAAAAGCTTGACTGGTTTGAAGCAAACCGGCTGCCAAGCCAGGAGAAGCGGTACAGTGACGGTGAAATGTATCTCTATCTGGGGAGAGAATACTCCCTGAAAATCCTGCATATGGACGGAATCAAAAAATACTTTGCTTCCTTCAATGGGTCTGAACTTACTGTCTTTATTCCTGAAGCCGTTCCTGAGGAGTTGAAGTCCACACTCGTAAAAAAGACTGTCTGGGATTTTTACCGGGACTGTGCCGAATCGGATGTTGACAGGCTCCTGAAAGTCTATTCGGAAAAACTGAAACTAGCCCCTCCGGTTTTTAAGGTAAAGCACCAGAAGAGGCGCTGGGGAAGCTGCTCTGCAGATAATGTACTCAGGATTAATTTTCAGCTTATGATGGCTCCACCTGAACAGCTTGAGTATGTGGTTGTGCATGAACTCTGCCATGTAAAGGAGAAAAACCACTCAGCAAGGTTCTGGAAACTGGTTGGGGAACTCATGCCCGGCTATGAGGTACACAGGAAGAGCCTGAAAAAAGACGGCTGGAGATATGTACTTTAA
- a CDS encoding tetratricopeptide repeat protein, giving the protein MSSIKKTYLIVYSLVFLAFVLSFTSGFLPAAEAAESQKNVTIDNVSAAVPTLEEVLAQHPTSVEGLLSKGTDLYSFKEYELSIGCFEDALKMDYNSSMAWYGKGCALTALKRYEESIDCYNRAIEIFPVSSGVWYEKGNENLQTLNYIEAINCYEKSLAADNYLSRVWFQKALASEKLGLDKEVLASYESSIDLGSNSSETLQMQGKAYAGLEKYDEAMSCFDRALNITPDDFELWTQKGTMYDMSGDYETAIQCYDQAISLNPDLLEAWYNKGVNLERMEMYQDALTCYEFVLLSEPENLSVLQKKGLCLEKLGRNEEALQCYEEVLIYSPDNTDAWYSKGSVLNAMGDYDAAIVCYDKALNPDSGIEVEEAGDGLIEKLNAYNSSIASYSEAPKFKSPAVKIWYDKGLAFDNLENYESALECYNRILETESGHAVVWYAKGQDLDRLNRYEEAAACYDKALKLDSGAPKVWYRKGYDSSKLEQYDDAAKSYDKAVNLDDNYTLAWYGKAFALAKTGEYEDALVCYDRVLAVAPDSAEIWYNKGLLLDQLERYQEASDCYSQALQINSGYSIARFRLNKDMEILSGNLTPTLVENKSQEVSPQRAISGGFWSYLLDYKYSSPEDSSGLSGNFYTLSPEFSYDAAWYGKASTYSKLGMYEDALYSYEMTLTLNPVRTEAWYEKGSALDKLGRSEEALECYKKALDIDPQSSNAWYGIASTSSTLGRSEEAVAYYDQLLTLNSSDPEALQGKSLALVNLGRYEEAVSCFTPLLELEPENIEALEGRAFALAKSGRQEAALEDYDKILQLDPANSKVLTEKASLYEELGRYEEAASTYGKIIQITPENREIMYRQGKALETMGDFEAAIACYDQILTLDPTNVDAINNKGFAFSKMERYQEAIASYDKALEYAPYNPVAWYFKGCAYFAISSNNAALECFNKVTQLKPDCITAWYNKGYLSNVMGDVNESINSYEGALAINPNAPSALYNERFAHYSLKEYDEASACKARLDAVDPGFVAALQDRGTRVFLPETYRSDLNYSLPARWYGGEENYSENASLNLTELPQQLTSNSSDEGGNSNSSDEGGNSNSSDEGGNSNSSDEGGNSNSSDEGGNTDKTDEDTGYWYIPEPDGQENKSNSEDWYVPEPNEV; this is encoded by the coding sequence ATGAGCTCAATAAAAAAAACTTATTTGATCGTTTATTCTTTAGTTTTTCTGGCATTTGTTTTATCCTTTACCTCAGGTTTTTTACCTGCAGCAGAAGCCGCTGAAAGCCAGAAAAATGTTACAATAGATAACGTGTCTGCTGCTGTTCCCACTCTTGAAGAGGTACTTGCGCAGCACCCGACTTCTGTAGAAGGCCTGTTAAGTAAAGGCACTGATCTCTATTCTTTCAAAGAATATGAGCTTTCCATAGGATGCTTTGAAGATGCACTTAAAATGGACTATAACTCGTCAATGGCATGGTATGGAAAAGGATGTGCTCTGACCGCGTTGAAGAGATACGAAGAATCAATTGACTGCTACAACAGGGCTATTGAAATCTTCCCGGTTTCTTCCGGGGTCTGGTATGAAAAAGGTAATGAGAACCTTCAAACACTAAATTATATAGAAGCTATCAACTGTTACGAGAAAAGCCTCGCTGCGGATAACTATCTTTCCAGAGTCTGGTTCCAGAAAGCCCTTGCTTCTGAGAAACTCGGCCTTGACAAGGAGGTTTTAGCCTCTTATGAGAGTTCAATTGACCTTGGCTCCAACTCTTCCGAAACTCTGCAAATGCAGGGAAAGGCTTATGCTGGGCTTGAAAAATATGATGAAGCAATGAGCTGTTTTGATCGAGCTCTTAACATTACTCCTGACGATTTTGAACTCTGGACTCAGAAAGGAACAATGTACGATATGTCCGGGGATTATGAAACTGCAATACAGTGTTATGATCAGGCTATCTCCCTTAATCCTGACCTTTTAGAGGCCTGGTACAATAAAGGCGTAAACCTTGAGAGGATGGAGATGTATCAGGATGCTCTGACCTGCTATGAATTTGTCCTCCTTTCAGAGCCCGAAAACCTTAGTGTCCTGCAGAAGAAAGGTCTCTGTCTTGAAAAACTTGGTAGAAATGAAGAGGCTCTGCAGTGCTATGAAGAGGTACTCATTTACAGCCCTGATAACACTGACGCATGGTACAGCAAAGGTTCCGTGCTTAATGCGATGGGAGATTACGACGCTGCAATAGTCTGCTATGATAAAGCTCTTAATCCAGATTCAGGAATTGAGGTAGAGGAGGCTGGAGATGGTCTTATCGAAAAGCTTAATGCTTACAACTCTTCAATTGCCAGTTATTCAGAAGCCCCCAAATTTAAATCTCCTGCAGTTAAAATCTGGTACGATAAAGGACTGGCTTTTGATAATCTTGAGAACTACGAGTCTGCTCTTGAGTGTTATAATCGGATTCTTGAAACTGAATCAGGACACGCAGTGGTCTGGTATGCGAAAGGCCAGGACCTTGACAGGCTTAACAGGTATGAAGAAGCTGCTGCATGCTACGATAAAGCCCTTAAACTGGATTCAGGAGCTCCTAAAGTCTGGTATAGAAAAGGCTACGATTCTTCAAAACTTGAGCAGTACGACGATGCTGCAAAAAGTTATGATAAAGCTGTAAATCTTGATGACAACTATACACTTGCGTGGTATGGCAAAGCTTTTGCCCTGGCAAAAACAGGAGAATATGAAGATGCTCTTGTGTGCTATGATAGGGTTCTTGCAGTTGCCCCGGATAGTGCAGAAATCTGGTACAACAAAGGTCTTCTCCTTGATCAGCTTGAAAGATACCAGGAAGCTTCAGACTGCTACAGTCAGGCTCTCCAGATTAATTCAGGGTATTCTATTGCCCGTTTCAGATTGAACAAGGATATGGAAATATTGTCTGGAAACTTGACTCCCACGTTAGTTGAAAATAAAAGTCAGGAAGTCAGCCCTCAAAGGGCAATTTCAGGAGGTTTCTGGTCGTACCTTCTGGACTACAAATATTCAAGTCCTGAAGATAGCTCGGGCCTTTCAGGGAACTTTTACACCCTGAGTCCGGAATTTAGTTACGATGCGGCATGGTATGGCAAAGCTTCCACATACAGCAAACTTGGGATGTACGAGGACGCACTTTATTCTTACGAAATGACTCTTACACTTAATCCTGTACGCACCGAGGCCTGGTATGAGAAAGGCTCTGCCCTTGATAAACTCGGAAGAAGCGAGGAAGCTCTGGAGTGTTACAAAAAAGCCCTTGATATTGATCCGCAGTCAAGCAATGCCTGGTATGGAATAGCTTCTACCTCGAGCACCCTTGGAAGATCTGAAGAAGCAGTTGCTTATTATGATCAGTTACTTACTCTTAACTCCAGTGATCCTGAAGCCCTTCAGGGAAAATCTCTGGCCCTTGTAAACCTTGGTAGGTACGAGGAAGCAGTTTCCTGTTTCACCCCTCTTCTCGAACTTGAGCCGGAAAATATAGAGGCTCTGGAGGGTCGAGCTTTTGCATTAGCCAAGTCCGGAAGGCAAGAAGCAGCTCTGGAGGATTACGACAAAATCCTGCAACTTGACCCTGCCAATTCAAAGGTGCTGACTGAGAAAGCCTCTTTGTATGAAGAACTTGGAAGGTATGAGGAAGCTGCTTCAACCTATGGGAAGATTATCCAGATTACACCTGAGAACAGAGAGATAATGTACCGGCAGGGCAAGGCTCTGGAAACTATGGGAGATTTCGAAGCAGCAATCGCCTGTTATGACCAGATTCTTACACTGGACCCGACAAATGTTGATGCGATTAATAACAAGGGTTTTGCTTTCTCTAAAATGGAGAGATATCAGGAAGCGATTGCCAGCTATGATAAAGCCCTTGAGTATGCTCCATACAATCCCGTAGCCTGGTATTTCAAAGGATGCGCTTATTTCGCAATAAGCAGTAACAATGCTGCCCTTGAATGTTTTAATAAAGTGACACAATTAAAACCGGACTGCATAACGGCATGGTATAATAAGGGGTATCTATCAAATGTAATGGGAGACGTTAATGAGTCAATCAATTCGTATGAAGGTGCTCTTGCAATCAACCCCAATGCACCTTCTGCCCTTTATAACGAGCGTTTTGCCCACTACAGCCTAAAGGAATACGATGAGGCTTCGGCATGTAAAGCAAGGCTTGATGCTGTTGACCCTGGCTTTGTAGCTGCCCTTCAGGATAGGGGAACCCGTGTCTTCCTTCCCGAAACATACAGAAGCGACCTTAACTATTCACTGCCTGCAAGATGGTATGGTGGAGAAGAAAACTATTCTGAAAACGCCAGCTTAAACCTGACGGAACTTCCTCAGCAGTTAACCAGTAATTCCTCTGACGAGGGCGGAAACAGTAATTCCTCTGACGAGGGCGGAAACAGTAATTCCTCTGACGAGGGCGGAAACAGTAATTCCTCTGACGAGGGTGGAAACAGTAATTCCTCTGACGAAGGCGGAAATACTGATAAAACTGATGAAGACACCGGCTACTGGTATATTCCTGAACCTGACGGTCAGGAAAATAAAAGCAACAGCGAAGATTGGTATGTTCCAGAACCCAATGAGGTTTAA